One window of Mus caroli chromosome 11, CAROLI_EIJ_v1.1, whole genome shotgun sequence genomic DNA carries:
- the Ormdl3 gene encoding ORM1-like protein 3 yields the protein MNVGTAHSEVNPNTRVMNSRGIWLSYVLAIGLLHVVLLSIPFVSVPVVWTLTNLIHNLGMYIFLHTVKGTPFETPDQGKARLLTHWEQMDYGVQFTASRKFLTITPIVLYFLTSFYTKYDQVHFILNTVSLMSVLIPKLPQLHGVRIFGINKY from the exons ATGAATGTGGGCACAGCACACAGCGAGGTGAACCCCAACACACGGGTGATGAACAGCCGCGGCATCTGGCTCTCCTACGTGCTGGCCATCGGACTCCTGCATGTCGTGCTGCTGAGCATTCCCTTTGTGAGCGTCCCTGTTGTCTGGACCCTCACCAACCTTATCCACAACCTG GGCATGTACATCTTTCTGCACACCGTGAAAGGGACACCCTTCGAGACTCCAGACCAGGGCAAAGCAAGGTTGCTGACCCACTGGGAGCAGATGGACTACGGGGTCCAGTTCACAGCCTCTAGGAAGTTCTTAACCATCACGCCTATTGTGCT GTACTTCCTCACCAGCTTCTACACCAAGTATGACCAAGTCCATTTCATACTCAACACCGTGTCCTTGATGAGTGTGCTCATTCCCAAGCTTCCCCAGCTCCATGGAGTCCGGATCTTTGGAATCAATAAGTACTGA